A region of Streptomyces sp. NBC_01267 DNA encodes the following proteins:
- a CDS encoding DUF397 domain-containing protein, with the protein MSTMAETAIVRGADWFTSSYSNDLGGNCVEGARIEGRGMAVRDSKDAGRGAFVVRAPAWQAFLDDVKAGVGAGAGAGAGAVVADGPRG; encoded by the coding sequence ATGAGCACCATGGCTGAGACCGCGATAGTGCGCGGAGCGGACTGGTTCACGTCGTCGTACAGCAACGACCTGGGCGGCAACTGCGTGGAGGGCGCCAGGATAGAAGGGCGCGGGATGGCCGTCCGCGACTCCAAGGACGCCGGGCGCGGCGCGTTCGTGGTCCGGGCCCCTGCCTGGCAGGCGTTCCTCGACGACGTCAAGGCCGGTGTCGGTGCGGGTGCCGGTGCCGGTGCCGGTGCCGTGGTCGCGGACGGGCCGCGCGGCTGA
- a CDS encoding helix-turn-helix domain-containing protein — protein sequence MITDIESATPALCRLQLGSELRQLRIAAGMKASQVVKQLLWSPSKLTRLETGENASVEKPDVMALCEIYGASAEKRALLIGYAAVTKTRQDWWQSPEYRPVISPGFKAFLGLEATASTLQTYESEFVPGLLQTESYVRVIHQRAHERLGTGEVDRLVAVRVTRQEVLRREVAPLKFTAIINEAVIRRRVGSADIMREQLRHIVDMAESMPHVRVQVVPFGHGAHSGMNGPFVLLQFPDRSVLKPIVYLENLADAWIARRDATVERYAEVFADLTALAPGPQESLRLIKTVLKEF from the coding sequence ATGATCACGGACATAGAGTCGGCCACGCCCGCTCTGTGCCGCCTGCAACTGGGTAGTGAACTGCGCCAGTTACGCATCGCGGCCGGGATGAAGGCGTCTCAGGTCGTGAAGCAGCTCCTGTGGAGCCCCTCGAAACTGACGAGACTGGAGACCGGCGAGAACGCGTCGGTCGAGAAGCCCGACGTGATGGCGCTCTGCGAGATCTACGGAGCCAGCGCCGAGAAGCGCGCCTTGCTCATCGGGTACGCGGCGGTCACGAAGACACGCCAGGACTGGTGGCAGTCGCCCGAGTACCGGCCGGTCATCAGCCCGGGATTCAAGGCGTTCCTCGGGCTGGAGGCGACCGCGTCCACGCTCCAGACGTACGAGTCCGAGTTCGTGCCGGGGCTGCTCCAGACCGAGTCGTACGTACGGGTCATCCACCAGCGGGCCCATGAGCGTCTCGGCACGGGCGAGGTCGACCGGCTCGTCGCGGTGCGGGTGACCCGGCAGGAGGTACTCCGCCGCGAGGTGGCTCCGCTCAAGTTCACGGCCATCATCAACGAGGCCGTGATCCGCCGGAGAGTGGGCTCCGCCGACATCATGCGTGAACAGCTCCGGCACATCGTCGACATGGCCGAGTCCATGCCCCATGTCCGGGTGCAGGTCGTCCCCTTCGGGCACGGTGCGCACTCCGGGATGAACGGCCCCTTCGTGCTCCTGCAATTTCCGGACAGATCGGTACTCAAGCCCATCGTCTACCTGGAGAACCTGGCGGACGCGTGGATCGCGCGACGGGACGCCACCGTCGAGCGCTACGCCGAAGTGTTCGCGGACCTGACTGCCTTGGCTCCGGGACCGCAGGAGTCCCTGCGCCTGATCAAGACAGTACTCAAGGAGTTTTGA